One Aegilops tauschii subsp. strangulata cultivar AL8/78 chromosome 7, Aet v6.0, whole genome shotgun sequence genomic window carries:
- the LOC141026715 gene encoding uncharacterized protein, whose product MALRTGHPQTAGPLGDEDHLGEILVRLLPLPSLIVRASAFSGQRGRLVTDQAFFRILDAPIRSLMPPCRVLVINRDLTLLLLFAPVTRGLRGVVIPLDFVDGAYVIYNGAVLCAVADVQGHLHGDYHSGPFNVVLVATRWRHPVLARVYSLETGEGEIFP is encoded by the exons aTGGCCCTCCGCACCGGCCATCCGCAGACGGCGGGGCCACTGGGAGACGAGGACCACCTCGGCGAgatcctcgtccgcctcctcccgcTGCCCTCCTTGATTGTCCGCGCCTCCGCCTTCTCTGGGCAACGGGGGCGCCTCGTCACGGACCAGGCCTTCTTCCGCATCCTCGACGCCCCGATTAGATCTCTC ATGCCGCCATGCCGCGTCCTCGTCATCAACCGGGATCTGACCCTTCTCCTTCTGTTCGCCCCTGTCACGAGGGGCCTCCGCGGCGTGGTAATTCCTCTAGATTTCGTCGATGGCGCGTACGTCATCTACAATGGGGCCGTGCTCTGCGCTGTTGCCGACGTGCAAGGTCACTTGCATGGAGACTACCACTCGGGCCCCTTCAACGTGGTTCTGGTGGCCACAAGATGGAGACACCCAGTGCTAGCCCGGGTCTACTCCTTAGAGACTGGTGAGGGGGAGATCTTCCCATAA